The following is a genomic window from Chryseobacterium ginsenosidimutans.
AACTTATGATCTTGCTTCCTATTTAATTGTAACAGATAAAGGTAATATTCTTATTAATACAGGATTGGCAGATTCGCTTCCGATGATTAAAAATAATATAAAGAAACTGGGCTTCAACTATAATGATACGAAAATATTATTGCTGACACAGGCACATTACGATCATTTAGGAGCCATGGCTGCAATAAAAAAGGAAACCGGAGCAAAACTGTATGTGGATTATGCTGACGCAGATGTTTTGAAGAGCGGCGGAAAATCTGATTATGAAATGGGAAAATATGGTGTTACATTTAAACCTATTAATCCGGATTATATGTTAAAAGATAAAGATTTTGTAACACTTGGAAATACCAAACTGATGATGTTGCATCATCCGGGACATACGAAAGGCTCATGCAGTTATTTGTTTGAAACCAAAGATAACAAGAGAAAATATAAGGTTTTAATCGCCAATATGCCCACCATTATTATTGATAAGAATTTTTCTGATGTTACCTCTTACCCAACCATTCAGAAAGACTATGCATATACTTTGAAAGAAATGAAAAAGCTAGATTTTGATATTTGGGTCGCTTCACATGCGAGTCAGTTTGATCTTTACAAAAAACGCCAACCAAAAGATCAATATAATCCTGATGTTTTCATGAATAAAAAAGAATATATGGACGAAATTGATTCTTTAGAAAAAGAATATCTCAATAAATTAGCCGAATAAAAAAATATTAATGCGCGTAACCCGTAAAGAAACTTACTGCCATAATTGCCAAAACGATTGAAGAAATGACTACATAGACGTAGTCTTTTTCTTTTAAATACCCTATTAAAGCAAATATAATTCTCATTAAAGGAGTAATGATCAGGATAAGGATTCCCAATTGGATAATGGCCATTCCTTCTCCTTTACAAAGCGTATCCCAAAAATGTCCCCAAACTTTCTCGGAAGAAGTACCCATGTCGAGAAGTTTGTATTTTCTCGGCATTTTAAAACCCTCTGTAAATAGTTTGATAAAACCAATAAGTGAAGTAATAACCGATAAAATAACGCCCAATCGAAGAAGATTTCCAACAGAACGGTTAAGATCAGTATCTGTAAAATCTTTTCTCATGAGAAATTGCTTCTAATACCGTTATACATCATATAGATTGAAAGAATTGTAATCACAATGGCAAAAAATGTCTTCAGTTTTTTAGTTTTTGAAACCATCAACGTTTTAGATCCGATAAAACTTCCAACTACGACACCAACTAAAACCGGTGCAACAATGACAGGGATAATTTCGCCTCTCTGAAAATAAATCAGTGAACTCGCCACTGCAGTTACTCCAATCATAAAATTACTCGTAGTTGTAGAAACCTTGAAAGGCAGCCTCATCATATTATCCATCGCCAAGACTTTTAAAGCTCCAGAACCAATTCCCAACAATCCGGACATTGCCCCTGCAAACATCATCATAAAAAAACCCGGAACTGTATTTCTCGCAGAATAATTTTTCAAAACCCCTTTATCTGGGAAAGTTCCGTATAATTTTAATTTATCCTCCAAACTTCCTTTTATTATAGGTTCCTGATGATCTGGTTTTCCCTTTAAGTTTAAAATAACTGTCAGAAGAAGAATACTTGCGAAAATAATTCCGATTGTATTAGGATTTAAAGCTCCCGAAACCAATGCGCCAACGATAGCACCTGTTGTTGTAGCGATCTCCAAAAACATTCCGATCCGCATATTGGTGAAGCCTTCTTTTACAAAAGCTACCGCCGCACCGGAAGAAGTTCCGATCACAGAGATTAATGAAGCACCAATGGCATAATGCATAGGAACGCCGAAACCCAGCGTTAATAAAGGAATAATGATAACGCCTCCTCCTAGACCGGTAAGTGAACCCAAAAGTCCCGCCGAAATTGCTCCAAGGAAGAGAATAATAATTTCTGACATGCTACAAATATAAAACTATTGTAACAGTCTGCCAAACGTTTGAAAAAGATAAATTTGATGTATTTTTGCATAAACAGAATTTTAAATGAAATTATTTTATGTTATCCTTGGCGCAACACCAAAAGGAAGGAATATTGAGCAGCATGATGTATTTTTCGGAATTGCAGAAAGCCTGAAAGATCTTGTTCCTGCAATAAAAGAATTTTGGAAGGAAGCAGACGGAAAGATGCACATAGATTGTTATCAGGAAGTGCAATTTGCTGATGGGTATGAAGTACAAATTGTTGAGAAAGGAGGAAAAACGTCTGAAGAGCAACTGTATTTTATTAATCTTGGAGGATATAAAAGAGGTTTTTTTGAAGAATTTCACGAACAGCATTTGATGGTCGGGAAATCAATGGCAGATATTGTAAAAAAAGCAAAGACTACTGAGTTCTATAAAACAATGGGATTTGAAGGAGCGGTAAGTCATATTGATGATAAACATGGTGTTGACATTGATGATATTTTTAATGTAAGTGATATTCTGCCTGAAAAAATGAAAGAGAAATACTCTATTATTCTTACAAAATCTGATGCAGAAAATCAGGAAAACACGATGGGACTGGGATATTTGAAAATTGATAAAATTCAATAATTAAAATTAAATCTAATAGAAAAAATAAAAGTAAAAAAATGAAAATAGGAATTTTAGGAGGAGGGCAGCTCGGAAGAATGCTGATTCAGGAAGCTTTGAAGTATGACGATGAATTTTATACATTAGATCCGGCTTCTGATGCACCTTGCCACAATATTTCTTACTTTACACAAGGAAGTTTTAATGATTATGAAACTGTTCTGAATTTCGGTAAAGATAAAGATGTTGTAACCATCGAGATCGAACATGTAAATGCAGATGCTTTAGCCGAATTGGAAAGCAAGGGGATAAAAGTTGTTCCGAATTCTAAAATCATTAAAACAATTCAGCAAAAAATCCTTCAGAAGGAATTTTATAAAGCTCACGATATTCCAAGTCCGGAATTTGAAGTGATGGATGGAAGTTCTGATGAGATCAAGATGGCTTTTCCTTTTGTGCAGAAGCTTAATACGGGAGGGTATGATGGAAAAGGAGTGCAAATAATCCGTTCTGCTGAAGATCTGAAAAATTTGTGGACTGAGGATTCTGTAATTGAAAACCTGGTTGATATTGATAAAGAACTTTCTGTGATCGTTGCAAGAAATGAAAGCGGAGAAACCAAAATTTTCCCTGTAACAGAAATGGTTGCCGATCCGAAATTAAATTTATTGGATTTTAATATTTGCCCGGTTTTCCTGGAAGAAAATATTGAAGAACAAATCAATGTTATTACAGAGAAATTCTTAAATGCAATCAATTCTCCGGGACTTTTTGCGATTGAATTATTTTTAGATAAAGAAGGAAAAGTTTGGGTAAACGAAACGGCTCCGAGATTGCATAATTCGGGACATCAAAGTCAGGAAGGAAATGCCAATTCACAGTTTGAACAGATGTACCGTGTAGTGAAAAATTTACCATTGGCAGATACCGACGCTATTATTTACAGCGGAATGCTAAACCTGGTCGGGGCAGAAGGTTTTTCAGGTAAAGTAGTTTATGAAGGAATGGAGGATGTTTTGAGATTACCCGAAACCTACATTCACCTGTACGGAAAAACCGAAACCAAACCGGGAAGAAAAATGGGGCATATCAATGTTTTGGCAGAGTCTAAAGAAGAATTGATGGAAAAATTGGTGATGGTGAAAGGATTGGTAAGAGTGATTGCGAAATAATTGAACTTATTATATTGAAAAAAGACTGCTTGAGAAGGCAGTCTTTTTTATTTAAAATTTTCGGAGAATCAATAAGGATTGTTATTTCAGTTGTACAAGGATCATCGAACTAAGCTTTTAGCCGTTAGATTTAAAGTGACTCAATTCTCTGTTTTTTAAACATCTCTCTA
Proteins encoded in this region:
- a CDS encoding DUF1634 domain-containing protein yields the protein MRKDFTDTDLNRSVGNLLRLGVILSVITSLIGFIKLFTEGFKMPRKYKLLDMGTSSEKVWGHFWDTLCKGEGMAIIQLGILILIITPLMRIIFALIGYLKEKDYVYVVISSIVLAIMAVSFFTGYAH
- a CDS encoding DUF1543 domain-containing protein: MKLFYVILGATPKGRNIEQHDVFFGIAESLKDLVPAIKEFWKEADGKMHIDCYQEVQFADGYEVQIVEKGGKTSEEQLYFINLGGYKRGFFEEFHEQHLMVGKSMADIVKKAKTTEFYKTMGFEGAVSHIDDKHGVDIDDIFNVSDILPEKMKEKYSIILTKSDAENQENTMGLGYLKIDKIQ
- the bla gene encoding subclass B3 metallo-beta-lactamase — its product is MKKYIAFLVLTVTNCQFHAQTVNEPKNHSEKWSQPYEPFRVAGNLYYVGTYDLASYLIVTDKGNILINTGLADSLPMIKNNIKKLGFNYNDTKILLLTQAHYDHLGAMAAIKKETGAKLYVDYADADVLKSGGKSDYEMGKYGVTFKPINPDYMLKDKDFVTLGNTKLMMLHHPGHTKGSCSYLFETKDNKRKYKVLIANMPTIIIDKNFSDVTSYPTIQKDYAYTLKEMKKLDFDIWVASHASQFDLYKKRQPKDQYNPDVFMNKKEYMDEIDSLEKEYLNKLAE
- a CDS encoding sulfite exporter TauE/SafE family protein, translated to MSEIIILFLGAISAGLLGSLTGLGGGVIIIPLLTLGFGVPMHYAIGASLISVIGTSSGAAVAFVKEGFTNMRIGMFLEIATTTGAIVGALVSGALNPNTIGIIFASILLLTVILNLKGKPDHQEPIIKGSLEDKLKLYGTFPDKGVLKNYSARNTVPGFFMMMFAGAMSGLLGIGSGALKVLAMDNMMRLPFKVSTTTSNFMIGVTAVASSLIYFQRGEIIPVIVAPVLVGVVVGSFIGSKTLMVSKTKKLKTFFAIVITILSIYMMYNGIRSNFS
- a CDS encoding 5-(carboxyamino)imidazole ribonucleotide synthase, encoding MKIGILGGGQLGRMLIQEALKYDDEFYTLDPASDAPCHNISYFTQGSFNDYETVLNFGKDKDVVTIEIEHVNADALAELESKGIKVVPNSKIIKTIQQKILQKEFYKAHDIPSPEFEVMDGSSDEIKMAFPFVQKLNTGGYDGKGVQIIRSAEDLKNLWTEDSVIENLVDIDKELSVIVARNESGETKIFPVTEMVADPKLNLLDFNICPVFLEENIEEQINVITEKFLNAINSPGLFAIELFLDKEGKVWVNETAPRLHNSGHQSQEGNANSQFEQMYRVVKNLPLADTDAIIYSGMLNLVGAEGFSGKVVYEGMEDVLRLPETYIHLYGKTETKPGRKMGHINVLAESKEELMEKLVMVKGLVRVIAK